AGTGCATGTGCACTAAGGGGGTGAGGGTAGAAGTACAAACCactcctccaccaccactgtggtcttttctttcatttgcaGCCATAAGCTTTAAGGGTGGCCCCTGACATGCCTCTGTATTTCGTTGGTCAGctcaatgttccattctctgaagtcCAGAGAGCCATtcacactgttttgtttttttttttagtatttatttattcctcttgttgttttattgttgtagttattattgttgttgtcatcgtcattgttggatacgacagagagaaatggtgagaggaaaggaagatggaggggggagaaagatagacacctgcagacctgcttcactgcttgtgaagcgattcccctgcaggtggggagccaggggctcgaaccaggatccttacaccgtccttgcgctttgcgccatgtgcgcttaacccgctgagctaccgcccgacttcccacaCTATGTTTTATTGCCAAGACCACCAGTGGTCTCAGTTTTCAAGTCACCAAGAAGAAACCAGAaaagcatgtacacacacacaccccacacacacacatttctgtgcCCACGTAAGTGAAAACCTCTCATCTTCTGTGGGTATCCTCCAACTGCCCAACACACTCCTCACTCACTCACAGTTTCTCACCCCAGCATCTTCTCTGTGGGATCAGATCCACATCCATCTCTATGTGTTCTGAGCACATTACTAAAatctgattgctttttttttgcctccagggttatcgctggggcttggtgcctgcactatgaatccactgttcctggaggccatttttcccctttgttgcccttattgtggttgttattgttgctatagctattgttgttggatcggacagagaaaaatcaagaaaggaggggaagacagaaatggggagagagacagacacctgcagacctgcttcagtgcttgcaaagcgaacccctcctgcaggtggggagctgggggcttgaactgagatcctatGCCaaaccttgcgctttgtgccatgtgtgcgtaaacctactgcgctaccgcccagacccCTAAAATCCTATTTCTTTGCTTATCTTCACAGTAAAAATTCCAAACTACATGCTGTCTTTACTTCCTCAGCTCCTCTCTGTTTAGAACACATTCCATTTTGCCTACCCACACACTGCCTGTAGATGCAGACAGGTCTCTGTTTCTCCTTACACTTAGGCATCTGCTCAAAGTATTTCCTTTTCTACAAGAGCAAAACTCCTCCCTTGTGTACTCCTTTCTCGTTTTCACATCTCCTCACAATCTTATGTCACTAGAGCAGAGGGTGGATATCTTGCAAGGTAAGGACTGCCTACTTTGTTCACTGTTGTATCCCCACACCTAGATCAGTGTCAAGCAGGCATATGCTCAACACACAGGCTGAACAGCAGGATGAGTGTGTGAGTCCTTCCACAGAGAGATGTGAAGAGACCTACAGATAAGAGGTGATTAGCTCCATGTGAGGGAAGGTCAAGGGACCCTCAGAGGGAAGTGAataaacccagagagagaaatgacaggacccatagagaggagagatagcatCTCCACTGCTCACCACTGTGCAGCTTTACATGCTCCTTCAAGTGTTTCTTAAAGTTGAAAGATTTTCCACAAGCTGGCTCTGGGCAGGAGAAGGATTTTTGGTGGATATGTTGGTACTTCTTATGGTGCTAAGGATGAAAGCAGTTGGTCTCTTCAGCAGCAGTACCACAGCTAACCCAAGAGGCAGACTTCTTTGCCCCTtcctcaacaccccccccccagcagttcTTCCTGTCACTGTCAATTTACAATGTCCTGGCCAATCATCACCTACACACGAGCACCCCAGTTCCATCCCCTCTTGACTGCTGACTATTCCTTCACCTATTCTGTCCTCAGCTTCCATGATTTTACCTCCTTGCCACTCCCAGTGCCCTAATCAAAGTATTCCTTTGGTGATACTTCTGGTTCTCCAATCATAGCTTTGTTGTCTGCTGGAGATAGGTCCACATTTGGATAGATATATAATTATCCTCTTTGACAGAAGTACTAATGCACAACATTGCCTAGATTTCCTACTTCTTAACAGTTCACCAGGAGTTAATTTTGCATTTTACCCTTATTATCTCTTGGAAATACTCATACAAACATGCTGTTTTTCTCAATCTGAGACATTTTTGAGAGTAGTGTGTTTTCCAACCTTAATTCTCCAAATATGTATTTGTATCTAATATCTAATCTTATTTCACATCCTAATTCACTAAATTGCAACGGGTTAGTCTCTTCTCCACAATCCTACTCTCTTATACTTCATTTGCTCCAAGAACCTGTGCCAATCTTCAAAATACATTCATCTATGTTTGGACAGTGCTGTGAAATGATGTCAGCCCAGAGCTTTGCCACCACTTGGAAGAATTTCCCTATTTCCTCTTACAAATCCTGTTCACCCATACCTCACCATCCCTTGGGTCTGGGTTCTCTCCACAGCCTGAGGAAAACTCTGGCTGACTtctgcactgggggtggggtggggagacttCCTAGTTTGTCTCTCAAAGCACTCCTGAAGAGAAGCTGGGCTGTTTCTCAGTCTTTCCCATGCTAGGACTTCCCATTCAAGCTAAAATATGGGTGAGTGTGGACTAAGAGACCCAACCACTACTACACGCTAGCCGAGGAGCCTTGAGTAATGCTTATTCTATGTTCCTTAGTTTCCTTACCATAGGGATGTTATTAAGATCCAAAGATTTGATACATCAAATGCTTAGAACAGTCAGCTACGCTGTCACCTCTCCGTGGTCCTTGGAGAGGCCATGTATTAGCAGGAGTGAcagctaaggttttttttttttttttttttctcattctgatTTAATGACTATTAACTGTAGGGAAACTCTATGTACCCACTACAGCTCTTCTTTTTTCCTGACTCtgaattttacacacacacacacacacacacacacacacacacacacacacacacacacacacacctcagctgCTTTGGCCTTCAGCCCTTTTCTACCCCAATGGCCACAAAGGACCCAGTCTATGACCCTCACATTCAAATACTGCCGGTTGGAGAAGATCCTTCCACAGCCAGGGAAGTCACAAGGCAGCAACTCTCTTTTGGCAGCTTTCCTGGGATAAAACAGAGAGGAGCATGCAGGTTCTCTTCTGTCTCCCACCTCTTGCCCCTTTCCCAGAAGCACACTTCCCCAATCCTACCTAATTCTCTTGGGGATGATCTGTGCAGTGTCAGTGTCCTCATTCCAAGAAGAAGCTAGCGCCAATTCAGCCTGATCCCCAGGGCTATGGGTAGCAAAAAGGGAGCAGAGGGTCTGGAGGCAGGGTGACATCCCAGGGTACTCCACCCTTTGCCTCAGCCATCAGTTTTACCTTGCCTGAACTTCAGTCTGTTTGGCTTCTTGGGAAGTTCCACTGAGGTCTGGCTGTATCCCAACTTCCATGGATAAATGAGCTCCAGAACCCGGTGAGGAGGTTGATGATGATGGCACAATCAGAGGAGTGGAGGGAGCTACTGTGGTGGTGGGTATCTTCCCATCTTTAAGTGAGTGGGTGACAGGGGGAGGGGGCGTCCTGGGGGCCTCTAGATCACTGATGAAATAAGAATGAAGGGAAGGCATTATCTCCCTGCCATTGAATCAGCCCCAACCCCAGTCTCCACAGTATGAAGATGCCAAACTCAGAGCAACTCTATCCCTACCTCAGGTGCTCTGTCTACACTGACATTCAAACCTAACTTTACCCTTTTCCACCCAATTGAAACCCTTCAAGTCTTTCTGGTTTCTCCAAAGCCCATCCTGTCCCCCCTGCCCTGCAATCTGGAATCTGCAAAGCTCTGGGTGCCCGCCCACTGTCACCCTCCCTCCTCAGGCTCTACTCaggctccctccctctgcccccaactTGCTCATCTGGGGAGGAACTATATGTCCATGGACTGGCATCACTGAGCATCTCCTCTTCATCCTCATCTTCTTCCTCGCCTTCTTCTCCTGGGGGCAGGAAGGTCTCTGGTGAGGGTGTCACTTCCCTGCAAGTCCAAGGAACACAAGCCTAAGGTCTTTTCCCCTCATCCTCAGTGTCTACCCAGGACTGTTCTCTCCATTTCAGCCCCAACCCCAACCTCACCTCAACAACCTGGTCTCCTGAGTCTTCTCATCATGCCCACATTCAAGATCTGTTGGCACAAATAGGAAGTCAAAGGGGAAGGAATTTTAGCTGAAGAAATGAGGACAGATGGAGTTCTAAGGCCTTTGGTGTTGGGAAGCTTAGAAAGGAGAAGGGGCAGAGACTACTGGAATCTGGAGAGTGTATTTGATTTCAGAATTTAGTTAGAGTTTATGCCCTCACATGGTTCTGTATTTTGCTTCGTATACTGAAAAATACATTTGAGGATATATTTCTCTATCAGCAGAATTTTCCCACTGAAAAAAAGGATCATTTCTAGAGAAGAATGTTCTGTGTTACAGAATACAGACAAACTTTtctgctcccttttttccacttcttttttccaGCTTACCTGTAGATTCCTGCTTTTCTGGGCACCAGCTTCTCCTAGCAGTACTTGGAAGGGAAACAGGCTTAGGGTCCTCAGGAGATGTGAGGTCTGAAGAGGGGGCCCAGGAGAAGGTGTGGCCAGCTGAGCATTCCCATACAAGCCCCCCATCTTGGCTTCTAGGTCCCCGAAGCCCAGGCACCAGGCTGCACTCTCGGCTGTGAGTATGAGACAAGAGCACCAGATACTGCAGGCCTTTGGGGGGCAAAGGCTCAGGACCTGGGGGGATGAGGGCTACAGTCAGGATGAGCTGGGCGGTTACCTAGCCTCCCCATGGGAAGCCATACCCAAACATCCCTGTCGCTTCAACAACTTGGGTCCCCTGTTTAATTGGTCAGTCTTCAAAGCCCAGACCTCCAAGGTCCTGAGACATTACTGCCTTCTTCATAGGATGTATCCTTAAACTACCTCGGGCTCCCAAACTTTCCAACTTCTTCCCAAACTCAGGATTCCCTATAGTCCTACTCCCTTTAAGCAGGTGTTCTGATATAATaaacccatggctaacatcatcCTTGATCTGATCTGGCAATAATTTTtaaccactactattcaacagtCCTGAAAATTCTTGCTAATCAGCCAAGAAATAGATATGAAAGGAACccaaatagaaagagaagaaatgggggccaggtggtggtgcacctgattaagtgcacacactacagtgcacaaggacccaggttcaagcccctggtcccaacctccagggggaaagcttcatgagtggtgaagcagggctgcaggtgtctctctgtctctatctctatctttccttcccctcaatttctctctatctctatccaataataaataaataaagtttaaaaaaaaagaaaaggaagaaattaaactatcactatttgcagatgacataatatagAAACCCCTAAAGActacacacacacgcaaacacacacaccggGGTATTTCTCTATTGCACCATTCCTGGTAGCCCCTCTTTGCCCTTTGGTTCTCAGATTCCTACTCAGAGCCATTCCTTACCTACCTGCACAAAGCACACAGCCTGAAGAAGTGTACCTAGAAGGGGTACAAGAAGCAAATCAGTTCAGGCACAGTTGGTCAAATAGCCTCAGCTCTTAGGAGGCTAgccctggggctgggtgatggcacacctgagtGAGTACACATGTTCCCAtgaaaaggacctgggttaaagcccccgtccctacctgcagagagggaaacttcaagagcagtgaagcagtgctgcaaatatctttcttatattccctgccccccccccaatttctctctgtcctataaaataataaatacaggcaaggaggtggcacacccgaagatgtctgtctttctcttgtcctctcttattttttttaattctttatttatgtattgtatatagacagccagaaatcgagaggggagggtgagtcagagagggagagagacagtgagacacctgcagccctgctttaccactcgcaaggtgggggactggggctggaacccaggcccttgtgcattgtaacatgtgtgctcaaccagacgtgccaccacttgcccccttttctttcctatcACCTATCAATATTACTGTCCTaccagatttaaaaaatatatatagaaagaataaaataataaatacataaaagtggCGAAAGTGGCTAGCTCTTATAGGACCATTACTCGTTGTGGACCAAAAATGTCTGGAAATCACACACGTCATCCTTACAGATGGGAATGAGCTGCAGGCCAACCTGGGGCCCGCAAGTTGGAAGcccgtctccccccacccccccccccagagccccGGCCCCTAACCGGTCCAGCAGGAACTTGGCGAGCTGAGAGTGCAGGGAGAAGCCCAGCTGTTCCTTGAGGAGGCACCACTGCTCCATGTGGCCGCCCAGGCGGATGCGACACTTGCTGCGGCGCGCGTCCAGCTGCCGCCGCTTCTCCCGCCGCCTTCTGGAGGCTTCCACCACCGGGGACGCCGCCATGAGCCCCAGAGCCTACAGGTTGACGGGGGAAGACACGGGATCGGATCCGGGCTTGGCGGCCAGGGCTCTACCTGCTGGTGCTTGGTGGTGACAaccagtccaaaaaaaaaaaaaaaatcaggacaaCCTTGACACACACCCCGcccagtgcgtgtgtgtgtgtgtgtgtgtgtggggggggggggttgctcaaGTGCAGAATTGTTGCTCTGGGGAAAgggcatcttttttttcccttttaatcagAGAAATTTCAACTGGAAATAGagcatggggtggtggtggtggggagaggaggtCAGGCAACATATTTCATCGTGAGGGGGTCGTGGGCTTTTAGTGGGTGATGCAGGGAAAGATCGAATGCATCGGACACCTTTTGCTCAGCAAGGTCGCTGGGGATGGTGGGGACCCGAAAGGAGACCCGCTCCCCCGTACccctacccccatccccaccccatccAGCCTCAGGCTGCCCTTCTTCAAGCCTACAAGGAGCAGATCGAACCAACTGCAAAGGCAGAGCGCCCCGGGCACCCAGAGCGCCCGCCCCGGCCCACCCCCAGCAGGGCCTTACCTGtgattcccctccctcccctccccgacTACTTCTGCGCCTTCTCCCGCCTCGTGAGCAGGCCCCGAGAGCTACAGGAGAGCTGGGGCCCACCTCGCGCGCTCCGTCGCCGTTTCTCTTTTAAGAGGAACCCGGCCCCCCTACGCTTCTAAGGCTCCATCCCGGAACTGGGACTGGGGCCTAGTGTGGGGAAGAGTGAGACAGACTAAGAAGCAGGGCGCGCGCCTGCGCATTTGTGCCGCACAGTGCCTGCTGGGAGTTGTAGTTTCCACCCAAGTTGCCCACGGGCTTCGTGGCGAAGGTTACCCATAAAGGGCTTCCGTGCGAGCGCCTGCGCAGTGAATGCCTGGCTCCTGTGAACCTGCCCGGGCCCCTCCCGCCTGCGCGGGACTGTTTTCTCTGCAATCCCAACTTTGTTCTTTACCTTTATTAATCGCCACTAACAAGCAAGCATACGCTGCAGAATCAGCtacttttggtccatattcccagaaggataaagaatagggaaccttccaatggaggggattgggtacagaactctggtagtgggaactgtatgaattggacccctcttatcccacaatcttgtcgatcactattaaatcactactaaataaaataaatcaacaagagggcaggggtagatagcataatggttatgcaaacagactcatgcctgaggctctaaagtcccaggttcaatcccctagaccatcagaagtcagagctgagtagtgctctgttataAATAAGTATACAAACAAGAGCCCTTCTATTGTTACGGAAAATAGATAAACACAGAGTGCACACTCTCCTGATTTACCCTATGTAGATATTTTAATCTATATGCCTGGTGGAGAATTGTCTTTACTTTGTGATATGGAGACATATAGCCTAAGACTACATTTCCTTTGTGCTCGCTCTCCTGGCAGTTAAGCTAATAGGCCCAAGACAAGGTTGCTTAAAGGTAAAGATGACAGGCTCTAACATACAAGTCTACATGTACACATATGCAAAAGTACATGTTCATAggggcattattcacaatagctaaagttGCCTAAAAATAAGCAACTTGTGGTATGCTCAATTGGATTAATGCAGAGTCACAAAAGGTATGAAGTACTAATAGCTGGTACAATATGAATGAAATCTCAACATATGCTAAGTAGGAatgggggtgggagtagataggataattgttatgcaaagagactctcatgcctgaggcttcaaagccccaggttcaatcccctgcagcaccataaaccagagcagagcagtgctctgattaaaaaaaaagtaagagaaaagaacacacacatacacacacacacacacacacacacacacaaacatgctaAGTGAAATTAGTCACATATatgaaatgtcaaaaaaaaaaaaggtaaattcatagagacagaaagcaaactggtgatTGCCCTGCACTGAGATAAGTGAGGAAGGAGTGCTATGAACCTTTGTGACCCATTGTGACAGtaaacctccccccaccccagttcatAAGTGGAAACCCTTACCCCCAATGTGATGATATTTTAAGGTGAGTCCACCTTAAAAGTTTAAATgaatctgttcttcttcttctagcgtttgcccttcttccgtagccagtcaacagcatcaggttgagcctgatgtaaagtttcgagacctcctttgaatctggagaggtggcagtcattgactatgtgggtcatagtctgtctgtagccgcaggggcagttcgggtcgtctctggctctccagcgatggaacatagcgcgcactggccatggcctgtttgatagcgattgaggagggcccaatcataacgtgctaggtcaaagccgggttgacgcttgcaggggtctgtgatgaggtgtttgttctttacctcagctgactgccaactctgtttccaagagactggaacagagaagttcagtgtaggcgtaggggaccagattgggtgactagacgtcaagcattggacagggtgggcgaagatatccgtgtatattggcaggtccggtcgagcgtagacgtgggaaatgaacttagatgatgccgcatcccaacgaatatctggcggggcgatgttgctaagaactggcagccatggaaccgggctgAATGAATCTGTAGTAATTATCAACACAATCTGAGCTAAGACAGGAAGTAACGAGTTAAGGGTTATCTTCATGGAACACTAAAAATATTTCAGGACTTAGGTGGAGGTTTCATGACATTGTGAATTTGCTTAAATACCACTTTGAATGGTGAATTTTGAGAATTCTAGTTCACTTCAAAGAATGAGAGGTTTGGGGGCCAGCCATAGCGCAGCTGGCTaaagcacatggcgcaaggacctggtgtggatcccagctccccaactgcagggggtctgcaggtgtctgtctttctctccccctctctgtctcccctcctctctgtcctatccaacaacaattaaaataaacaaacaccagaacaaccaagggcaacaaaaagggggggaaacaaattaaaaaaaaagtgttcaaacAAAAACACTGAATCGCTGCCATTAGTGCCACACCAGAGATATGattaaattacacacacacacacacacacacacacacacacacacacacacacacacacatcttccaGGTGATATGTGATTACTGACAATGACCTGCCGTTAGCAGGAATCCTATCAGGCCAATTTAACAAGAATCCTCTCTACCCTTGATgtctcctctgtcatctttcatcCACGGATCACTTCACTCCATCCTTTAGCTACAAATCTGACTTATCTTTGCTGTATTTGGAATTAAGCCCCAATTTCTATTTTGAGACCTTTTCCAGTAGTTCTTGAATGAAATCCATTTGTACTGCTTTAACTTCTGTCCTATTTTGATTCGCTTGAACACTAGGTGTCCTTACAGTGGAGTGCTTAGCAATGTCTAGCAGACCACTTGGGCGGATTGTGTGATTCTGTGTGCATCATTGACTGACATCTCTTAATTTCGCTACTTTACAATTCTGTAGGAATCAGAGATTAATTTGTAGGAAGTCAATAGTAATGCAGTCAGTGACACTTTCTGTTAGAGGCCAAAGATTTCCAGTTTTATAGCACCACAAATATACTTTGTCAACAGTTGATATTGATTTCTTtggtaaaaacagaaaaaatagctCTGTGGTAGAGAGCATGACTGGGCTGGTAAGATGTGCCTGTCACCTGGGAGGGTAACTACCTTGCCATATGCATAACACAAGTTTGAGCTTCTCCATAACACTTgagaagtttctgtgctgtggtgtcgttccttctcttcctctttctctgtctgaacaAAGTTGGCCAGAAGAGTAGGaatgtaaataataaaattgtaGCCATATACACCACAATTTATATAGCCCTTATGATATCAGTCTTCCATCTAGTAGCTATATCTGTTTAatgttcctttaattttttaaatatttaattatttattcccttttgttgcccttgttgttttattgttgtcgttactgttgttgttgttattgatgtcgtcgttattggataggacagagagaaatggagagaggaggggaagacagagagggggagagaaagatagacgcctgcagacctgcttcaacacttgtcaagtgactcccctgcaggtagggagcccagggctcaaaccggaattcttaggctggtccttgcgctttgcgcctcttgcgcttaaccctctgtgctacaacTCCACCCCTGttcctttaatttttaagtttttaaattttatttatttattagaagtgtgtgtggggggaagaaccagagcaccactctggtacatacaatgCTAGGggtagaactcaggacttcatgtttaagAGTCCAACAGTTTATCCACTGCCCCACTGCCATACCTCCCGGAACACTTGGTTTCTTatttgaaagcaaaataaaaaaaaaaaaacttaatctcCTTTGAATTGGTCATTATTTTGTACAGGGTTTCTCATTCTTGAATTGAAAAGAACTCTCAAGAAGGGTGTGTGATTTGCATGAGCCATGTGTTTCACTTCTCAATAATTATTTTGGCAAAAGCCACTTCACTGAGGTCTTACTAGTATGATCCAATGGGCACAACATTGGAGCTGTGTccaatttcttttcctcaaatcacccccccccccccccgcaagactCAAATTAAGACTCCAGTGCAGTGGGACCCCGCACCCTGGAAGTAAACTTTCCCTGAACGagtatgttctttttctttaacaaaataactttattattattattattttttaaccagagcactgttcagctctggcttatggtggtgtgggggactgaacctgggactttggaggctcaggcatgagagtctttttgcataaccattatgctatctaccctccgcaaaATAACTTTTTCTATAATGCTGATTGCCTATTATATCTTAACCGGGCTGGGGAACTTGGAAGAAgagtggagcttgaaggataggTATGCCAAACACAATAAAGGGAGAAAGTCATAATAATGAAAACAGAACCCCAAATAACAACAATCATCGGTTATTTATGgcaaagtttcttttcttttcttttcttttcttttcttttcttttcttttcttttcttttcttttcttttctctttcctccttccttccttcctttctctccctcccccttccttccttcctctccctcccttccttccttccttccttccttccttccttc
The DNA window shown above is from Erinaceus europaeus chromosome 2, mEriEur2.1, whole genome shotgun sequence and carries:
- the ZNF692 gene encoding zinc finger protein 692 isoform X1, with amino-acid sequence MAASPVVEASRRRREKRRQLDARRSKCRIRLGGHMEQWCLLKEQLGFSLHSQLAKFLLDRYTSSGCVLCAGPEPLPPKGLQYLVLLSHTHSRECSLVPGLRGPRSQDGGLVWECSAGHTFSWAPSSDLTSPEDPKPVSLPSTARRSWCPEKQESTDLECGHDEKTQETRLLREVTPSPETFLPPGEEGEEEDEDEEEMLSDASPWTYSSSPDDDLEAPRTPPPPVTHSLKDGKIPTTTVAPSTPLIVPSSSTSSPGSGAHLSMEVGIQPDLSGTSQEAKQTEVQASPGDQAELALASSWNEDTDTAQIIPKRIRKAAKRELLPCDFPGCGRIFSNRQYLNHHKKYQHIHQKSFSCPEPACGKSFNFKKHLKEHVKLHSDTRDYICEFCARSFRTSSNLVIHRRIHTGEKPLQCEICGFTCRQKASLNWHRRKHAETEAALRFPCEFCGKRFEKPDSVAAHCSKSHPALLPAQESPSPLEPCTSIATPVQLGSSKGSSHSVTLHHQTLLPQP
- the ZNF692 gene encoding zinc finger protein 692 isoform X2; the encoded protein is MLSDASPWTYSSSPDDDLEAPRTPPPPVTHSLKDGKIPTTTVAPSTPLIVPSSSTSSPGSGAHLSMEVGIQPDLSGTSQEAKQTEVQASPGDQAELALASSWNEDTDTAQIIPKRIRKAAKRELLPCDFPGCGRIFSNRQYLNHHKKYQHIHQKSFSCPEPACGKSFNFKKHLKEHVKLHSDTRDYICEFCARSFRTSSNLVIHRRIHTGEKPLQCEICGFTCRQKASLNWHRRKHAETEAALRFPCEFCGKRFEKPDSVAAHCSKSHPALLPAQESPSPLEPCTSIATPVQLGSSKGSSHSVTLHHQTLLPQP